The DNA window CCTTGTTTAATAATTTCCTCTTTAGAGAGATTCATTAAAGGAGCTTGAATCCTAATCTTCTTTCCTTCAATTCCTATTTTAGTTGCAAGATTAGCTAACTGCTCAAAAGTATTGATAAACTCTGGTCGGCAATCAGGATATCCAGAGTAATCTATTGAATTTACCCCAATAAAAATATCTTGTGCCCCCAATATTTCAGCCCATCCTAGAGCAAAGGCAAGAAAAATGGTGTTTCGCGCCGGCACATAGGTAGCAGGAATTTGTCCTTTAGAAGCTCTAGGAATTGGAATAGTAGAATCAATAAGAGCAGATCCTCCCATATTGCCTAAATCAATATTAATAATCTTATGATCAGCTACTTTAAGGTATTGAGCTATTTCTTGTGCAGCTTTAAGCTCAACCTTATTTTTTTGGCCGTAATTAAAACTGATAGCATAGCAGGAATACCCTTGAGCACGAGCAGCTGCAAGCACAGTAGATGAATCTAATCCACCCGATAGTAGAATGACTGCTTTAGTCATATTTATCTTCCAGGGATATCCCCCCAGAGATACTTATGTAGTTGAATTTGCATTCTTACCTGTAATCCATCTTCTAAAATCCACCCTGCTAAATGGGTAGGATTTAGTTGATTATAACTAGGAGAAAAAAGTATTTCATATTTTGAATCTAAACAGTACTTACGCAGAATAGATTTTGCCCAAATATAATCATTTCTACTGCAAAGCACGAATTTTATTTGATCATGAGTAAGTAAATAATCAATATTATGATATAAATTACGGGATTCTTCTCCAGACTCCGGAGTTTTTAGATCCATAATCTTAGTTACTCTAGTATCTACCTTTGAAATATCTAAGGCACCACTAGTTTCTAAAGAAGTTTTATATCCTGAATCACAAAGCTGAGTTAAAAGTGTTAAACAAGAGGATTGCGCTAGTGGTTCACCACCAGTGACTGTCACATAAAGTGTATTAAATTCGGCAACTTTATGAATAATTTCTGATAAATTCCACCAATTGCCTCCTTGGAAAGCATAGCTAGTATCGCAATAGTGGCATCGCAGAGGGCAGCCTGTTAATCGAATAAATACAGTAGGAATTCCTACTGTGCTAGCTTCTCCTTGTAGAGAATAGAAAATTTCAGTAATTTTAAGTCGATTCACAAAATACTATAGAAAAATTACTGTACCTTTTTAAGATATTCATCAGCAAGCTGGCGTGCCGTTGAGTTTGGGTACTCAGAAATTATTTTTTCAAATTTATCTTTTGCTTGATTCTTTTGAGATAATTCATAGTAGGAAATTCCCTGTTTTAAAATAGCATTAGGTACTTTTAAACTCTCCAGGTTATCATTGATAAATGTTTGGAATGTACTAATTGATTCCTGAAAGTTTTGATTCATATAATAGGCTTCTCCAAGCCAATACTGTGCATCTGCCGATTTATTGCTTTCAGGATATTGTTTAGAAAATTTAGTAAATGCTGTAATTGCCTCTGTATAATGACCCTCTTGTAATACTCCTAGTGCATGTTGATATGCCTGATCGCTCAAGTCAGAATCGCTTGTAAAATTACTATTCTTAAAATTATTTTCTTCAGTGCTCTCATCTAAAGATTGATTACCTTCTAAAGTATTTAGCGACTCTATTCTTCGATCTAAATCAACATATAGTTCTCTTTGTTTGTTTTTTAAATTTTCAATCTCATATTGTAAATTTTCATTTTCTCCTTGAAGTTGGCGCACCTCCGATTCCAACTGATTTAACTGCGTGAGTAGTTTGGACAATCCCTGTCCTTGTATAATATTCTCCAAATGCTGTACGCGCTGTGCTAAATTTGCATTAGCTCCAGCCTCTATTACTTCAATACCACTGACTACAATAGGTAATTGAAATAAACAGATACCTCCTATAATGAACCATATATTTTTTATAAAATAGGATGGATTCACTATAGTTTCTTTCTATGGGTTAGTAGGATAAACAATTTCAACTCGGCGATTAAGCTTCCAAGCACTAATATTATGACCCTCTACTGCTGGATGTTCTTCTCCATAGCTGACCACTTTAACTTGATCTGCAGTAGCACCCATTAGGAGTATTAAGCTTTTTACTGTATCGGCTCTACGCTCTCCTAATGCTAAATTATATTCTCGAGCACCTTGCTCATCCGTATGACCTTCTAAAGTCGCTACAGTACCTGGATGCTTTGCTAAGTAATTACCATGGGCTTCAATAGCGACTCGATCATCTTCTTCAATTTCGCTACTATCAAATTTAAAATAAAATACGCGGGTTGCTAAAATACTGCTAGGATCAGTGAGCTCATCTCCTTCATACGTTGTACCATCAGATATACCTGAGGCTGTAGCACCAGCACCTGATAAATCTTTAGTAGAATCCGAAGAATCTGATAAATTTTCAGTGGCAATTGCAGCAGCCTCATCCTTTTTGATCCCACTATCGTTTG is part of the Candidatus Nitrosacidococcus sp. I8 genome and encodes:
- the queC gene encoding 7-cyano-7-deazaguanine synthase QueC, which gives rise to MNMTKAVILLSGGLDSSTVLAAARAQGYSCYAISFNYGQKNKVELKAAQEIAQYLKVADHKIINIDLGNMGGSALIDSTIPIPRASKGQIPATYVPARNTIFLAFALGWAEILGAQDIFIGVNSIDYSGYPDCRPEFINTFEQLANLATKIGIEGKKIRIQAPLMNLSKEEIIKQGIALGLDYSYTISCYQVDNERRACGICDACTLRKKGFLKAGIKDPTVYY
- the queE gene encoding 7-carboxy-7-deazaguanine synthase QueE, with protein sequence MNRLKITEIFYSLQGEASTVGIPTVFIRLTGCPLRCHYCDTSYAFQGGNWWNLSEIIHKVAEFNTLYVTVTGGEPLAQSSCLTLLTQLCDSGYKTSLETSGALDISKVDTRVTKIMDLKTPESGEESRNLYHNIDYLLTHDQIKFVLCSRNDYIWAKSILRKYCLDSKYEILFSPSYNQLNPTHLAGWILEDGLQVRMQIQLHKYLWGDIPGR
- the ybgF gene encoding tol-pal system protein YbgF, producing the protein MNPSYFIKNIWFIIGGICLFQLPIVVSGIEVIEAGANANLAQRVQHLENIIQGQGLSKLLTQLNQLESEVRQLQGENENLQYEIENLKNKQRELYVDLDRRIESLNTLEGNQSLDESTEENNFKNSNFTSDSDLSDQAYQHALGVLQEGHYTEAITAFTKFSKQYPESNKSADAQYWLGEAYYMNQNFQESISTFQTFINDNLESLKVPNAILKQGISYYELSQKNQAKDKFEKIISEYPNSTARQLADEYLKKVQ
- a CDS encoding OmpA family protein, which produces MKRIHFFTPVLFISALWLAGCANDSGIKKDEAAAIATENLSDSSDSTKDLSGAGATASGISDGTTYEGDELTDPSSILATRVFYFKFDSSEIEEDDRVAIEAHGNYLAKHPGTVATLEGHTDEQGAREYNLALGERRADTVKSLILLMGATADQVKVVSYGEEHPAVEGHNISAWKLNRRVEIVYPTNP